ctctttgattcgtaggatcttgtaaacataggaataggatttgtagtggcctacccacttgaatcctataagaatagcaaggaaatgcggggagctgtgtcgcctttgagagttacactgatattaacagtatcgcaccttcacttgaagagagctggtatcctaaacctttctagccgtaccagcaatactagcacatatattccagcaagttccactttgctgattttactctgatgcttaaggttttcccgttatatctacattatgatctgtgtagctgctttgtgtcgcactagcagcagtccactcttgaagctaaacactgcaatgacttacaaaattggcaccaaggcattgagtgccattctggatgcaatgaaactcatacgctccccacctattgattcttgtttagaatatgatcctaatgactattctaacctcgaggagtcaaaggcagatggcctgtcctgttcacccatcaaggtgtctgttctaatttggcaatgttttattgattgcgggtatcttgcatatgttgtcttgcatttcttctactttgttgcaccgccatctgcttagtttactcatcatatatgtcgagatgccatgcccatccattatcaatacatattccatctgtcatcataccatgtttttccactcaaatgttgttcttgtgcattagacatcaaaaaggaagagggtgattgccgaacctgaaggagcaccagcaaagtccttgaaaaacgtggtggtgccggagaaatcagatagcaccccacttatattggctgtacaaccagtgacacaaaacgtaggaccgactccagcacactatacccatacttcactggccacaccactagccccaccacacaggacctgcactccagcaaaaggtataccgatttcatttgccatagcaccagctgtaccacagaaaaatcccacagaaaaatcccatacttcactttccggtgtccgaatactatcgtcctatatatgaatctttacctctcggccattccgagactccttgtcatgtccgtgactcagccgggactccgagcaacattcggtcaccaatcacataactcatataatacaaaatcgtcatcgaacgttaagcgtgcggaccccacgggttcgagaactatgtagacatgaccgagacacctctccggtcaataaccaacagcggaacctggatgctcatattggttcccacatattctgcgaagatctttatcggtcgtaccgtaatgacaacatatgttattccctttgtcatcggtatgttacttgcccgagattcgatcgtcggtatcttcatacctagttcaatctcgttaccagaaagtctctttactcattccgtaatacaccattccgcaactaactcattagtcacattgcttgcaaggcttattatgatgtgcattaccgagagggcctagagatacctctctgatactcggagtgacaaatcctaatctagatctatgccaacccaacaaacaccttcggagatacctgtagagcatctttataatcacccagttacttgtgacatttgatagaacacaaggtattcctccggtatccgggagttgcataatctcatagtcaaaggaatatgtatatgacatgaagaaagcaatagcaataaaactgaacaatcaatatgctaagctaatggatgactcttgtccatcacatcattctcctaatgatgtgatcccgttcatcaaatgacaacacatgtctatggttaggaaacttaaccatcttcgattaacgagttagtctagtagaggcttactagggacactgtgttttgtctatgtatccacacatgtatcaagtttccggttaatacaattgtagcatgaataataaacatttatcatgatataaggaaatataaaataacaactttattattgcatctaggacatatttccttcattcttccccaatggttcttatCCTTGGAGCTCATGCCCCCCCCCCTCATTGTTGACACTCCTTGAGCTTGCTAGCTATCTCTCAAACCCTCCCAATGATTCTTGCTCcattttgagggaaaagagagaggagatctagatctacgtttccaccaatccatctctcttgtaagtgaggggaaccctttggatctagatcttggagttcttttgtGTTCTCCTTGTTTTTCCTCCCATATTCCTCCATAGATTCCGTTGCTTTGGTGTCGAGGGTGAGGGACTTGAACACTTTGTGTGTTCTTAccattgcattagttgcatcaGTTTGgattctccacggtgatacgtgaaaGTGAAAAGTTGAGTAGCTTTGTACTCTTgagtgtttgggcaccctagagcttgttcctcttgggtgcttgggcgccctaggcAGTTGGTGGTGTCATGGaactcaatcattatggtgtaaagctctgggcaagcgtcggggtctccaattaggttgtggagatttccctagcaatttgtacgggttcggtgaccgccctcatgCCCCCCTTAGtgaaatcacgacatcttgcattgtgcgagggcgtgaggagattatagtgcccctagtggcattttggggagcattgtgtctCTACACCGTTTCAAACGGGGATTAGCATCTGCAAGGATGTGAACTTCGGGATATATCGTCGTCttcacgtgcctcggttatctcttacccgagccatttacttatgcactttactttgtgatagccatagtgttttaTATTATATATCTtactatcacttagttgtttatcttgcttaacaTAAGTTGTTGTGCACAtatgtgagcctagttgttttaggctttgtgcttgacaaattaaaggctagttttattccgcatttgttcaactctaaaccataattattttaaagcgcctattcactcACTCCCCACTAGACGACATCGACGGATACGCAAGTTCTTACATATTCGTGAAAAAAATGATATGAATGCAATTATTGTAGAcatgtaagtgatgatatgcagaAGATGCTCTCGACTCGCCACTTATGGCATCCCATCCTCCGTGCGTCGTTGCCAAGCCTTTCTGTGGGCTAACGACTTCGTCATCGCCCAAGGCAAGATCGACTGGTATGAGGTTTGCAAAAATTGCTATCACCAGCGGGCTCGGCATTCGGGATCTTCACCCCTGAAGCTTGTGTGTGATGACGAAGTTCCACTCTCGACTCCATGACGATCCTACACATCTTTGGCAATCCTGGTTTGCCGATCACTATAGCTGGTCCATCAGGTGCGACCTTGGCGACACCAACCATCTTGGCACCCCAACTTGCAAATGCATCATCACAGATCACACTCCTGCCTAGGTTCTATGCTTGGAGCAAAGTTATCAGAGGGGACCACGAAGACACCCAAAAAAAAGCAAACAAAATTGTAATATGCATAGCATAGACCTAACCTATGAAAAGATCCAGTTAAGTTAAATACCCAGTGCTCCTAATCAAATAGAGAACTCTCAGTAATTGTTCCAAAAGAGGTGAATGGGCCTACGTTATGAACATGTAGAGGAGATCGACCCTTGGCATTTCATCGAACCACTCGTTTTCTTTTCTGCCCACGAGCTAGCGAGCTGATCCTGACCGTACCCACACGCACGATCAAACGGCTCCGGAATGGACCGATCTGAAATCGCGCCGGTAGTCCGGCGCCTAGTAGCGCCCCCGAGAAAAGGAAAAAATGGagtaaaagaaaagggaaaagagtGGACGTGTGCCTTCCTCCAGCCGCGCATATCCCGTCGCCTTCGCCGGCCCGAACCACCCCGCCATTACTGCAACCCAACCATGTGATGCTGCGGAGGAGGCGCCATTAagccaccaccacgccatctcTTCCCAGGGACGATGCGCGCGAATACGCTGAGAGCAGCAATGGCGACGGCGAGGATGGCGATGTCGTCGCTGTCGTCGCCGGCAAGAGCGCTCTCGTCcgcggccgcgccccctcccccctccggcGTGGCCATGGTGCAGGGCGCGTCGCGCGGCATCGGGCTCGAGTTCGTGAGTGCCCCCGAATCCTAGCtcgctccttctccttcttcctctgtccTATCCCCATTCCGTTTGCGCATCAGCCCTCGCGCTCCTCCGTATTTCCGATTCGCTCACCGCGTACCCGCATTGCCCGCGTGCGGCAGGTGAGGCAGCTGCTGCGGAGGAGCGACCAGGGCCGCGTCGTCGCGACGTGCCGCGCCCCCGACTCCGCTTCTGAGCTCCAGGAGCTGAGGCGGGAGCACGCGGGGCGCCTCACCGTGCTGCCGCTGGACGTCACCGACGAGAGCACCATAGAGGTAACGGGGTAACCTCTCCCGCTCTCTTCCCCCTCACAGATTCCCAAGGTGATGCAATGATAACACGAGTGGATCGAACCTTTCCATGGCAGGCCGCCGCAGCCGCAGTTGGGGAGACCCACGGATCTCTCGACCTACTGATCAATGCCGCCGGCATCCTTTCGATCCCAAATGTGATACAACCAGGTCTGTTCCTCACATTGGAGCAACTGCTTTCCAGCTTGCATTAGGTGGGTTATGGGATTATAATGGCTTATCTGAAACCAGGTTGCTCTGACCTCATGTTGCAGAGACCTCGTTGAGCAAAGTTCAGAAGTCATCCCTGCTACTGGCATATGAGGTCAATGCTGTCGGTCCTATTCTAGTCATCAAGGTAGGGATTACCGCCTTTCTTTCTGCTCCGAATTGTGTCAGCATTCTGCTAATCACAGCGGTGTGCTTACCACGGTGTCTGAACTGAGCTTTGTTCTTGTCAGCACATGCGCCCGTTCCTGAAGATTGGTGCGAGCTTGGGAACAGGGAAAGGTTTCTCGTTGGTTGCAAATATGAGCGCTAGGGTTGGCTCAATAGGAGACAATGCTCTGGGAGGCTGGCATTCGTACAGAGCTTCTAAAACAGCACTGAATCAATGTATGTTAACAGCAAGATGCATGCTCCATTCAGATTTCACTAGCTTGTTATTGACTAGTTCATACCATTCTTGTTAATTTGTTATCATGATAGTTTTCCCTCATGCAGTGTTTTGTCAATTTGATCCAGAGCAAACTAGTCCTCCCACAATTATGTATGTACCTTTCTTTGTCTTAGATTTCTGAAATGCGTGCATTGGTCATGTCTTTGCAGTGACAAAGACTGCATCAGTCGAGTTGGGCAAGAAGGACAACATCGCCTGCATTTTGCTGCATCCAGGAACAGTCGACACCGATCTCTCACGGCCGTTCCAGAGAAATGTGGCCAGAGATAAGCTCTTCACGAGGGAGTTCTCTGTACATAAGCTCCTGTCTATCATCGACAATGCCAAGAAGACTGACAACGGGAAGTTCTTCGCTTGGGATGGCCAAGAAATTCCTTGGTGACCACTGTTTTCCAGTCAGTGATCATTTCTACCCCAATTTTCTTCTTCAGAACCACCTGTGTTTATTTTTAGCCTTAAAACTCAATGCCTGAACCCAGCTCAAGTAAGATCTCTGATATGAAAAGCATGTGAAGTATATTTCCCTTTTCTCTCCATTTTTAACTACTTGAAAATTATGCATATATGATGTTTAGCGCTGAGTACAACTTTACAAGTCAAGCTTGTTTCCTTGTATATGTATAAGCACTGGTGCCTACAGTCTACTAAATTAAGTACACACATTTGCAGTGGGAACTTTCTTGTCTCCCAGTACATGTCAATTGCACTAAGCAAATTCTGGTCAGAAGTAACCTCTTCATACTGTGACTCTCTTTGTCCGGTTAAGTCATACACAACTTGTGGTTAGATCCCAGCTTAATCTCTGTACCAGCATCAACGTTCAAGTTGACCAATTCGTGCTATCCCTGTGAGTGAAGAGTAAGGCTGCGAGTTCGTTTGGCACTTGGCTGATTTAGTATGAATCCTGATGGGCATGGGGATAATTTGTACAAATCATCGTCGGTTTGATCAAATCTGAATATTATAACGGCTGGACTGTCTTGTGGGAAAGAACCATCAAACTGTAATGGATTTCAGCAAATCCATGTTTTTTCAGTGTCCTGTGGCAAAAGCCAAGTTTTAATGGTGTCTAGGGGCTAATTCTGCCAATTTGTTATGGCATGAGATCCTTGTGTTTTGCCTTTCTTAGGAACATGGTAAAGCGGCAACTCATAAATATTTTGCATCCCAAGTAGCTATGTCTCTCCATGATCAAGGAGGAAAAAGGGCGTAGCATTATAGTTTGGGCTAATCTAATATTTTAAAACACCAGAGACAAAC
This window of the Triticum aestivum cultivar Chinese Spring chromosome 5D, IWGSC CS RefSeq v2.1, whole genome shotgun sequence genome carries:
- the LOC123119427 gene encoding C-factor, whose product is MRANTLRAAMATARMAMSSLSSPARALSSAAAPPPPSGVAMVQGASRGIGLEFVRQLLRRSDQGRVVATCRAPDSASELQELRREHAGRLTVLPLDVTDESTIEAAAAAVGETHGSLDLLINAAGILSIPNVIQPETSLSKVQKSSLLLAYEVNAVGPILVIKHMRPFLKIGASLGTGKGFSLVANMSARVGSIGDNALGGWHSYRASKTALNQLTKTASVELGKKDNIACILLHPGTVDTDLSRPFQRNVARDKLFTREFSVHKLLSIIDNAKKTDNGKFFAWDGQEIPW